In the Silene latifolia isolate original U9 population chromosome 1, ASM4854445v1, whole genome shotgun sequence genome, CTACTTtcaagtatgcaatcatctttgaatctctggctataaactcatcattcatgTGGTTGTCTATTAgttgagagtcactggatatatgcaggtgcctgactcctaattccagagctagctgcattcctaatatcaaggcctcgtattctgtttcattattgggtcccttgaattcacatcttactgcttatgctatcatatctccctgtggtgactaCAGGATCaaccctacacctgcccccctttggttggaggctccattGATATGAATCTGCCAGACCTCTACCTCCCTGTTCCCCTCTACGGTGAGGATTTCCTCATCTGCAAGATTTTGGATGGCTGGGCTAAAGTCTGAGACAATGTCTGCTaatgcttgcgatttgattgctgttctggggtcatactggatatcaTACCCACTAAGGTGTACAGACCACTTCGACATTCCGCCTGACAGTTCTGGTTTCCTCATTATAGActtcagcgggtagttggtcacgacatgtatggtgtgggattcaaaataggggcgcagctggtaagatgctactaccagtgctagtactaatttttcgagagatgtgtacctggtttctgctggcagcagagacttgcttacatagTATACTGGCCTCTGTTCCTTCTCCTGCTCTCTGACTAGAACAGCGCTCACTACCACCTCTGTGAGGGCCAGGTAGAGGAACAATGGTTCTCCTGGTTCCGGTTTTGACAGCAGTGGtgggctgctgaggtagtgtttcagctctctgaatgCTTGCTCGTGATCTGCGGTCCACTCGAACTTTTGGATTTTCCTCAATATGTCGTAGAAAAATCTGCACTTATCTgaggatcttgagatgaacctgctcagGCTGCTACCTTGCCAGCTAGTTTTTGAACGTCCTTAGGCTTTTCGGGTGACTCCAATTGCAAGACAgccttgatctgctcgatgctggcttctatccctctttgagttacaatataacCTAAGAATTTCCCAGAGGATACCCCGAAGGTAcacttagatggatttagcttcattttgtattcccttagggtgctgaatgtttctgccagatgctgcatatgatctttggctttctccgatttcaccaccatatcattgatatatacctccatagttcttcctatctgctctttaaacatgcggttgaccaacctttgatatgtggggcctgcattctttaggccgaatggcatgacgttataacaatatattcctctttcagacatgacTGCCATCTTTTCTTGATCTGCAGGGTCCATCTTAatttgattgtatccactccatgcgtccaggaatgtcagcatcttatgtccagctgtcgcatccaccattgcatcgatgtgaggtagtgggaagggatctttagggcatgctttgttgaggtcggtgaagtccacacatactctccactttccatttttcttaggcaccaccaccacGTTGGACAACCACTTTGGATATTTTACCTctcttatcttctttgctgctagaaggctatctacctcttgattaattaccttatttctttctgctgcaaacttccttcttctctgctggatgggtttacactttggttCCACACTGAGCTTATGAGTTATTATGGACgggtctattcctatcatgtcgtcGTGTGACCATGCGAAACAGTCCATGTTATCTTGCAGAAATTTGATTAGTTGTTGCCTTAGGTTCCCTGTGCATCCGGCTCCAATTAGCACGGTCCTTTCTGGGTggagcttgtccaggttgatctgaTCTAGCTCCTCGGCTGGGGGCTCAATGTATTTGTCCTGgacaggctgcttctgtaattgctatacTGGAGGACTGGTGGTGCACTTTAGTGGtttcttgtagcagcctctagcttcctcctgatctcctcgtaTTGCTTCTACTCCCCATGGAGTGGGGaattttatccattgatgatatgttgaggggactgctttcatttGGTGCagccagggtcttcccagaatgACGTTGTAGGTGGAGGGCCCGTCTATGACCAGATACCTGATTTGCTTGTTGAACCCTcctacataggttgggatgactatctcgcctagtGAGTTGGCTGTCTCCCCGCTGAAGCCTACCAGCGGGATGGTTTTATTCTGCaagtccttctcgctgaatcccatattttctatagttttcagcatgatcagATTCACCGAGCTGCATGTATCTACCAGGACCTTTCTGACTGTGTAGTTAGCCATTGTCAGGGTGATAATGAGTGCGTCGTGATGTTCCCGTTCGTTATATGTGTCTCCTTCATCAAAGGTGACAGCTGAtaaatcactgtgagaaattctgcaagaatttgccGGTCTATCTCCTTTAGTACCGGTGGCATGCCTCTTAGCTGCCGAGTACGTTAGCCCACTTatgtctgagccgcctgttatcacgtttatgatcttGGTACATGTGGGTGGATTTGCAGGCttcgcggagcctaccttatcctactgcttgcccccacgtggtaataggtggctcagttcaCCTTGTTTGTACAGGcccttgatctctcttcgtagtgTGTAATAGTCTTCAGTGTTATGCCCAATATCacgatggaactcacacttctttttgCTATCTTTTCGCCATGCCTGTTCTTCTACTGGTGGCTTGGGCCACCTTACCctgtctcccatctccctgagtgccttcaggaTTCCTCCGGTGCCCgtagtgaatccatactctgccagagtagggagttgctgattttcctcgattctgttgactccccttccatatggcctatATCTTTCATCCCTCTTACTGGTAggttgctttcttcctgatttctctacGGCTGAGGTACTGGAAACACTTGGTGTACTAGGTAGGCTAGCTGTGGCTAGGATGTCTTCCTCTagtctgattgcggcagctgcaTTTTCTTGTACTGCTTCGAAGCTGTGGCCAGAATGCATAGTTAGCTACTTATACAGGTCAGAATCATAGTGGAGGCCCCTCCTGAAGGTTTCTACTGCTGTCGAAACATCACATTCCCGTACtgccaccttctcattgttgaatctggTGTTGTATTCTCCGATGgtttctcctgccccctggacgattctgtatagATCTCCCGCATGCTTTTACGGCTTCCTGCTACTTGCAAACTGATGGGTGAACGCGtttaccaattcagcaaatgtggatatcgacctgttAGGTAGACTTACAAATCATCGAAGTGCCAGCCCCGTTAAGGTGGATCTaaatcctttgcacatacatGCCTCTTTGACTTGCCCTACAGCTGtcactgtcatcatcttctgtttgtactggcttatatggtgaaagggatctgctgtgccgtcaaagagaggcatatttggactcgtgaatccctttggcatagctgtgatggatatggcgtccacgaatggcgagtcggcataactttcaggtgctgctttctcgagtgggggtggcagtCCTGAGACCCTACTTAGCATATCTCTTAgctccaagtactgctgatttGTTATGCTACTTGAGTTTGGGGCCTGCCTGTTAGCTGCTTGCTGGTTCAATAAGATGCCTCCTGACCTgaactcttgaaggttctgatgtgtcCTAGCAGCTAAGGGGGTTGAAGTAACGATCGTTCCCTACTGCCAGTTTACTTGCTGGTTCCACTCGGATCCTGCTCCAGGTGTCTGGTCAATTGTTATGGAATTCCTGACAGGGGTGCCACCTGTTCGTGTTTCCACACGGCTGGCTGACGACCAGTTATCCGGTGTGAGGCatcccagcccttgtggggttattcttccatatGATGGTACTGTAGCTAGATCCAACCATGTTACCAGTTCAGCTGGTATCTGCCGATGTGaattcctgctgcctgatgccccctgtgTCAGATCTACTAGCGGAGATCTTCCTTCTCCTGCCCTGCTTGCTGGGGTGACAGACTGCTGTTTTAGGATATCTATctgcgcccagagctctctgtctctcttcCTTGCGtcagcttcagctttcttctggtcttctctcatgttttccatggctttctgaAGGTTCTCTACGCCAGCGAGCAAGATTTGTGTTGGACTGggtggcggggtgaggcctgagcATGGTGTTCCCTTATCTGATCTAGCTTGGGTTGTGACAGCAGGAGTTTTAGGAGGCAAAGAGGTTTTTGCTGTTGGTGTgattcttgaggtatgtccgggagcctgcgttgCCACTGCTGATGCTTGGTTTTGAGTAGAGTTTGGTGGTAGCGACGGTTGACTGCTCCCTGATATATCATCTGAtacttgcttatccattgtgtacttagattatcaacgattgacgaccacaatgccccacggtgggcgccaaacaatttaggtgatttttaccaaaTTGGTTGTTttgggtcaatgcggtcttactcgttggttattTGATTGATCGCTTGTATGATGAtacttaaataaggaaataatgctcgtaatgtaaattgacatgttagatttggtgacgcggaaaatccaatgtgggaacaaccgcaggagggacggtaccctgccaaatattgcactagctttgaatAGAAGGATGATTATAACCGAGACGGAATGTAAATCTTGCTAATCACGAGGTATTGTGAGGTCTTGAATGAATGTATGCATGAATGTCCTCctttgattgcttccttggctatttatagggtaaggaCCCTAGACGtatcctaccttgattatggaaaagagtataacttccataataactcttgccATAACGCGCGATCTCCCTTTATTCttcctgatctccctaacttctccctgactcctCTTTCCTAAGTTCAGATGCTTCCTTTAATGGGCTTCAACCTTCTTCTCACGTGCGTGCCGGCCCATTCTCCCTTTCTTGTGCTTTCCCCAACCACGGGCTCCCCTTCTTTCATGATCCATTATTTATAAAGTGGGCTTTTCTTATTAtgtgatttttagcccaaacaatagattcagaaatcttagaatatatcgcaccttttcctagtctcccaaccactctttcacagaagagagcattggtacattattctcaataagtaatttgttatcaacatataagacatggaaaaataattcttgctcccacttagctttatgtataatcatgattctttaatcatgtgaatgataccattctcaattatcacatgaacgaaaagtataatcctttaatgcttgcttaagaccattttgggatcacttaagaaagctttgcataatatgttaggattcttagatatttatccaagattttgtgttccaaacacattccttttctaaattcccattttagaaaagcgaatctttaatatcatttgccattcatcatcaaatgaaatgtggcaatccctaacataatttatcttgatcaacatattcatatcaatctatgcatttaggtactctaaagctctatttacctttaaggagaccctcgccttaaagtaaatctactcttgagtaacaatctttgtATTATAATGCTATGGCTCAGtcgtaacaaggtcgatttggaataataccattactttcggaaagcaacattttaacaacaagacatgtgtgctaaactcccactgaactatactcccactctatctttatagattatagtttttcattactttcacaaagtaacacattaactataagacatgtttgtgacgatccatTCTagtcccactctatctctcagaaatacatctatcttcttgagagatagctttgtgagtcacaaacatatttATGATGGAGTATTAGAAGTTTCTCAAGACTAACacattagctcataaaagaccagccctatcatggcagcttgattcatgttatATGCAAATCGGATCCATGTTGTTAactagactctctatttcaggtatctcctggGTAGCCTTCCAAAATAACATGTTCATTTTGGATTGCTAATTCCCAAAAGTGAGTTTGACAACTCAAATCGACTTATGTCCATGTAATGAACAAACTAGAAGTCTTAAGCCTTCCCataactcgtatggagtcttataaatgGTGTAGCCAATTGGTAAAATTAAATTATCCTCTATagagttcaatagctcatcataactttataattgatcttacataagtaagttatTACTATTAGTAACATtagcataaggagaatcaaattcatagcttatggacttataatgatctaatcattataattgtctatttgatcaatttaagttgataatcTTATATTTCacgatgcaagtagtgtatgatgaaaATCTTAGAACAAACGGTACGATAaagcaagtgacttgggttgcaaaccaagtcaccaatatccacaATAGAACtattgtttaaaggatacaaacaaatCTCCAAGTCgcacgaggaaatcaaaatagttctaaaatctcaaaatacaacatgaaaataaagacaaagcaacataaagccaagcttccatagatctagcaTTATGGTTGGATACAtttagcttccctcaagatcttctaggcttgcttttctttgcccctgttcttgctaggatgccctaattacaataaaaagtgtaatcatcacaacttgtatcaacataccaaagttgagattgaaacataaaagatagggataattATATACCTAGTGGAATGAcccttccagctttgatatcgctaagatattttgaacaatttcttttccaatgcccaacaccactacaatagtggcacttgttcCCGGACGGGGcgctgtacttgggcttggaggagctagcttcacaagtttTTGCTTTATTCTTGTAGGGAGTTTTATTTATTCCCCTTTTGCCacttttcttgaaattccctttgctcttatgattaacattgaccacatccttggtggtgctaacacttagccccatgtccctttcggcttgcacaagcattttgtgtaACTCATCAAGGGAGACTTtcttgttttgcatattaaaattcaccctgaattgaacatatgccttaactttgtttaaggagtgaagaattcgatcaatgacgaGTTCCTAGGGAATCTCTACCTTATGCATTTTTAGAGTCTCAatatgctccatcaacttgagcaaatgagggctaactttttggccctccttaatgttgagatcaaagaatgcggatgccgcttcatattgaatgatcctcggagctcgtgaaaacatggtcacaagtttcgtatagatctcatgagcggtgctaatctttatagcacttctttggagttcggcctccatggcgaagatcaacacatttttgatcgcggccgactccgtttggtaaacctcataggcttgcctagcagCGGTAgtagacctagcattaggttagGCGGGAGAGGCcttggtaaggtaacgaagcttgtcgtcaccctccgcggccaagcaaAGTTGCGCGtcctgatgcgaccataattggcgcatatttagcccccgatttaccattgtttctatgctttttagtgcctatttgggtcatttcttatctttagttctttgttttgcatattctttgagattttgatcccttggtaggaaaggagtaagaatcttgcattttcatggcaaaacaaggctaaattgatcatattcaatgaccaagcatcaaggagagacaagactagaaggcctttgtacatagcatagtagaagagcattgttgagaaaaggatccttgagtccccaaggaaatccccaaggaattcatgaagaaaagggaagaaaaagaagaaggaaagctgctgaactacaatccgaacggattgtagagaatccgtccgtcctccccaatccgagcgtcctcaccaggaatccgctcggattccccgtcgccagtccgagcgtcttgttccttgatccgctcggatcgtccatcccagatccggccgtcccgactcccagccgcacggatcacagcacaacatagtttcgttcttcaagctacgaaatggagaagcccttctctcggacaatcccggaggctccttgctcaacttaaaaagtgtaattactagtttagcccttagttaaccctaatgcatcctccctaattttcactataaataccccattagtctaattagaggaccatgttcttcttatcaataattagagtagttaatatcaatcaaatctctcttcaatattgtaatcaaatattaatcaagttttaatccaagttttagttctttaatctctctcttgttcttactttattttgggtaattgaagattatttgggttattattgggagattgacaacctctcaatctaggattcaagtacttttattattcttgctttattattggaatcattagtaggtataatctcttaatccctttttaattattgctaattactttcatttattcatcatgtttcattatgttagtatgattgacaacctttctagcatgatcaatatgataatgagtgagtagtctcttagctagggtttaatgggtgattagggaaaccaacatggggaatgattcatgcttaaattaatatgctttcatggtttatttgcttgcttgttttgatcttaatacatgcacatgttatatttgatgaaatgctaagcctatgaatccttgcatttactatcatcttctatcctttcaacttgacttgtaagacataacccaactcgagtcttgttagaccatgcatgtgttaagtagggaagattaagtcgacttgtaggtgttgtacaatctaagaGATTCGGCTCAGGACCCAaaatttcctaggattgtaagatataacccaactcaatccatcacaacaataattgcttgcttataatttgagaacatgtttgtatgatcatatcccatgattcccctatgaacccatgacaccctagtgcttttaatcaattgtttacacccttatttcatttaccttgttagtttaattttcattgctattttagtttagtaaccttctacatcaacccaatttgtgacacccctagacaccactagttacaatagaatcttcatttcaatacccgtcccttgggatccgacctttacttgcctctttactaattgtagagttgtttgtgaagtataaattgtgttttgtatcgaccattgaccaacgaccacatatgtttaattgtgaacaccaaatggctccgatcaaaaatggcgccgttgccggggacagtgtttaattgatttaagatttcttttattgtttttagttgtgtctttttcaccttggggaagtaaaactcctcaaggtttgttctaattgttttctagttgtttgatattttgcatgtctagaaggttacaaagagatttgttaccttttgaccgtgaaatcgaaagaaccttgacgaataataggagacttgttaggaggaatttgggaggtgttggtgaagttgttcaacccactagtgagtttgtcaatcctttcgcaatagaaggagaagaaaacccattaaacaataccacacaaaatccacctacaatgcctaaattctcgtcacactctatacccaccgaggaggatttaccaaatggtactcctaccccacaacatcttaccggaaactttattgccaagtccgccttcattcaactagttgagaggagccaattcgggggaatgcctagtgaggaccctcattctcatatggaaacattttgtgattattgtgaagctatctctcaaacgggcgtgactcaagaccaaataagatgggtcttatttcttttttcgttaatcggcaccgcgaagcaatggttgaagggccttgataaggccacccttggaatagattcttggaagaagctagctctagctttctacaaaaaattctacccaccggagaagaccaatatgctaagagctcaaattacgggttttaagcaaagggatgaagaatctttgtatgaagcttgggagcggttcaaaggtatttgtcgctcatgtcctcaccatggacttagcgaatggtttttagtgcaacaattttggaatggtttatatgaagattcaaggaacattctcaatatgggatcaaatggaatgttcaccgaagttgatgacaatcaaacatggaacaagattgaggaaatggcggtccataattcgcaatatagtaggcctcgcaaggctactagaggaggaaagtatgaagtggacaccgttactcaattgggtgctcaacttagtgctcacattgacacaatcaacttgaagtttgaacaagctatggctagacttgaggaaaactcaaaatcatcaaagcatcatgtcaatgccatgacggcatcctcatcaatcccaagcgagatatgtgagaattgtggaaccttgggtcatgactcaagtgaatgtaggggaacaaccgagcaagtcaatgctttccaagcttacaaaagtggcaccccttattcaaatttttacaatgaaaacaccaagttccatccaaatctctcatacaagagccaaaatgtccaaaaccctcaaacaacatacactccaccacccatgagaaatcaaaatcaaagaccctttttcaatcaaaaccaaggctaccaaaatcaaaatccatagaatcaccacaatgaccaaagttttgatgtccaaaaagcggtcattcaaatgcaaaaaaatcaacaagaatttttcacccaaatgcaaaaggatagccaagcaaaggataccaccatcaacaacattctagctcacaccaagatgttggaaacacaattgacccaactagcatcttcaaactcacaaagacaaaaggggcaattaccacctcaaggtaatccccctagacatgaaacggttagtgccattcacttgagaagtggtacaagatatgaagcaccgaagaagcaagttgaggatgaagttgtgagagctagtgagaatgaagttgtggtgcaaggtcccaaagaaggggaatcatcaaaagaagaaagttcaaagaaaaatgaagacaaagccaaagaaaaggagcccattttgattagacttccttttccaagtcgtcaagccaagcccaaatttgatgatcaacttggaaagttcatggaaattgtgaagaacttagaagtctcaattcctttcacggaattaatcaatcacgttccggcctatgcaaagtacatgaaagatatcctcacaaagaagaagtcaatccggaaacttgagactatcgcctttactaaggtgagtagtgcaattcttcaagggagttcacctccaaagttaaaggatccgggaagcttctcaataccgtgtaccattggcgacacaacgatcaacaaagccttatgtgatctaggggctagtgtgagtgtcatgccgtactcggtaagtaaaaggttgggaatgggagagcttaaatgtaccaatatcactcttcaaatggccgatagatcgacgaagacaccattagggatatgggaagatgtccccgtgcgaattgggaagtttttcatcccggtggactttgtcattgttgatatggaggaagattccaacattccaatcatcttaggaagacctttcctacacaccgcgggtgcggtgattgatgtgaaacatggagagctcactctagaagtgggagataaaagcataacttttaatcttgacaagaccatgagagctcctcgtttgcatgagccatgtttcatgattgatcattatagccgaaaaagatgaaaagaagaaatcggaactccaatggaggaagaaagttgaagatgctccattcaaagagcaagtgaattgtgaaaaggagagcttgcaaagctcatcaaaatcaaccaaggaagaagaagatggcctcattggccaagagaagaaattgggagagttgtctccatccaagcaagagattttcaatgatcaactcaatgaagtttgtggtctttgggacgacgaatttgaagggatctttaatccctacattgggcatgctatcgatcatgatcaacaacaagggccacggtctat is a window encoding:
- the LOC141656093 gene encoding uncharacterized protein LOC141656093; its protein translation is MREIYTESSRGQEKPSENTTPDSTMRSFEAVQENAAAAIRLEEDILATASLPSTPSVSSTSAVEKSGRKQPTKYGFTTGTGGILKALREMGDRVRWPKPPVEEQAWRKDSKKKCEFHRDIGHNTEDYYTLRREIKGLYKQGGSDISGLTYSAAKRHATGTKGDRPANSCRISHSDLSAVTFDEGDTYNEREHHDALIITLTMANYTVRKVLVDTCSSVNLIMLKTIENMGFSEKDLQNKTIPLVGFSGETANSLGEIVIPTYVGGFNKQIRYLVIDGPSTYNVILGRPWLHQMKAVPSTYHQWIKFPTPWGVEAIRGDQEEARGCYKKPLKCTTSPPV